From Micromonospora echinospora:
TGCACGGCTGGCCGCTCAACAGCCAGTCGGTCGGCTCGGGGTCGGCACCCCGGTAGTTGCCGCCGAACCGCACCGTCACCGAGGCGCCGGTCGGCAGCGTGGACCCCGCCGGTGGGCGGAGCATGGTCACCGGGTACATCTCGCCGCTGCCGAGCGTGTATCCGTCGGGCAGCCGGTCGAGGCCCATGGTGATCGTTTGGCCGTTGGCCTGCCGGAACCGCAGCCACCAGTCGGTGACGGGAGAGCCCAGGTTGGTGACCGTGAGCTCGGCCCAGAAGCCGCTGGACCATTCCCGGGTGATCTTGTAGTCCACCGTGCACGCCGTCGCGGCGTAGGCCGGCCGCAGCACCATCGTCATGGCCCCGCCGACGACGACCGCAGCGACCGTGGCCAGCGCGAAGATCCTGCGTCGCATCATGCCCCCCGCATTCATCGATACGCATCGCTTCACACAGCCTCAGCGGTCGGCGCACGTTCTGTCAATACCGCGAGCGCCAGAACGCCACCCATGCGTGGGCCGAGGTCGAACTGCGGTTGGGCAACGCCGCTGACACGTGGAACGCGTGACCCATCTCCTGGCCGCCGATCCGTAAGCTGCCCTCGCGCGCGCCGCTGGTCAGGTCCCCTCAGGACTCGGCGGTCGGCTCCAGCGTGTAGTGAATGGTCTGCGCGACGATCCAGCCGTTTTCGATGATGTACGAGTCGGCGCCGTCGCGGACCCGCACGCCCTGTGCGTCAGCGGTCCATTCCAGGAACCCGATCCGATCCTCGATCAGCACGGTCGTGTAGGTGAAGTGGGCGCCCGGAAGCTCCGCGCTCAGCCACTGAGCCAGCTTCCGCACCCCGGCGTGCCCCCGGAACACTCCCCTACGATCGAGGACAAGGCAGCCCGGCGACACGTTGCGCTCGATGTCCTCGGCGAATCGGCCCTCGTTCGACAGGTGCAGATGCTCGTCGAGCACCTCGCTTGCCGAGCGCGCCCGCAAGTGCTCGGTCATTCACCGCACCCTCTCCCGTACATGGACGACTCACCCCATCATCCAACGCCGATCGGTCGCTGCGTCGCCGATCAAGGATGAGGCCCAGAACCGGCAGTCCATCCGCACCGCCGTGCCGCAGCACCGCTGCGCCGTCGGTCACCCGACCCGCCCCTTTCGCTCGGGGTCGCAATGGCGACAGGCTGTGTTGGGCTGCTCACCCTACGCTCTGGTCGGATGCCCGCGGTGAAGGTCACGGCGGAGTCGGCCGGAGGAGTGTGGGGCCCATGCAGGCAGAGCGTACGGCTGCGCAGTTGCGCTATGACGAGACGGTCACGATCAAGGCGCTGCCGCGGCCGAAGGTGGAACCGACCCGGCCGACGGACAGCGAGAACCGGGTCTGCGGCGATGACCTGGTCTCGGCGTTGGACCGGCAGGTATACAAGACTCCACTGTTCATGATCGAAACCTGGGCGCGGGGGCAACAGGAGGCCTTCGGTCAGCAGCGCCCAGTGATCGCGATCGAGAAGTCGTACCGCAAGTGGGAAGGCACCGCCCACCTGGAGATCGAGTCGCCGGCGCTGCTGTCGGACGAGGGCCTGAAGCTGCACTTCAGCGTGACGGGCAACCCGCGGTACATGGCTCAGCCCCACGACCTGGTCCCGATCTACCTGGAGACGCCGACCGCGGACACGAAGAAGCCGGGCGAGCGGCAACTGTTGGTCGTGGTGATCGAGCCGACGTGGGACTACAACCACTGGGAGATCCGGGTCGAGTACACGCTGCGGCAGTTGGCGACGATTCTCAAGATCGATCCGAGCGGCCCGGTGACCGCTCACACGATCACTCAGCGGTACCGTGAGCTGGGCCTGCGTGCGCAGTGGCTCGGCGTGGCCGACCAGCAGCAGGTCCAGGTCAACGGGGTACGCCACGAGAGCGGCGGGCTGGATCAGAAGGGGGGCTCCGGCAAGCTGCGGCTGGTCCCGTACACCCTGCTGGAACTGACCGGCACCGAGAACCGGCGCAACACGTCCTGGAACATGAGCGAGAAGCTCAACACCAGCCGCCCGGTGTTCAACACCTTCCAGGAGATCCTGCAGGGCGGCAAGGAGATGATGACCACCCTGGAGTGCGAGGCGGAGTACAGGCTCGCCCGCGAGGGCGACCTCGCCCAGGTCATCGTCGCCATGAACAAGCTGCACGACGACGGCGAGATGCAGAAGCGGCTGGGCATCCTCAAAATGACCGGCGAGCAGAAGGTGTACGAGGACACCTACTTCGACCTGCCCAACCCGTACGACCTGCTGGCCAACCGGATCGTGCTGCGCCGACGGCACCGCAGCAGCGACGCCGGGGGCACGTTCCTGTTCGCGCTCAAGGGCAAGACGTACCAGGACGGCGAGGGCCGACGGCTGCGCCTGGCGGCGCAATGCCAGTTGAAGACCACCGCTCTGACGACCACGACCGGTCAGGCGCTGCTGCGGCGGTTCCTCACCGACGACTCGGCCGACAACGCGGTGGGCCGTACGATGCTGCACGCGCTGGACCACATCAAGCCTGTGATCAACCGTCTGAAGCAGGAGGACGTCGTCCCGGCGTTGACGGTCGTGTCGAACCGGGACACGTTCACGATGACGCTGGCCAACGGCACCCAGATCGACTTCAGCGCAGACAGGGCCACCGGCCGGCTCGGCGACGGGCGTTCGGCGACCGTGTACAGCTTCGAGTTCGGGGTGGGCCACCCGGCCCTGACCCAGGCCGCGACGACCGGAGGCCCGACCACCGGAGGGGACGGCGAGACGACCGAGAAGGTCTCGGTCAAAGACATGATCGGCCAGTTCGAGCGCGCCGCGCCGCAGATCGTACGGCCGTACCACGTGCCCGCCGACCTGGTGAACCCGGCGGTGTTCAACCAGCCCGACTACCAACAGTTCGTCAAGCTGCTGCACGCCGTCGTCACCGACGTGTTCCAGCTCGACATCAAACGTCTCGAACTGGGCGGCAACAAGGCCCACGACCTGGCGAAGCTTCTCGGTCTCATCTGACTCCTGGATCGTCACCACCGCTGACGTGGACCCGAGCGTGCTACCAACAGCCCACCACGAGGCCGCCACAGGGTTGACGCTGCCGCGCCTGAGCGGTTGGTGTTGACCTCGTGGCGGCGAGGCGGGTCAGGTCCAGCTACGCCGTGCCCTCACACGACCTCAACCGACCTGCCTGGCGGTACACCCACCTAGGTGAGCGCATGCACCAGTGCGGTCACCGCTCCGGCCAGGAGGGCCACGCCCGTGCCGGCACCGACGACGGCGCTAGGGGTCAGATTGCGTCGCCGGGCGACGGCGGCGCCGAGGAGCGCGACCAGGGTGACGAGCCCGGCCCAGATCGAGAGGGCCGGATACCCCAGAAGTGGCGCCAGGGGGAAGAAGTGCAGGCCGACGATCAGGGCGATCCAGACCGGAACCAGGGACGTGCGGCCGGCCCGCCGGAGCCAGATCGCGCCGGCGGCACAGAGGACCACCTCGATCAGGACGATCACACCGAAGAGCGGCCCCGTCCTCTCGTCCACGGAGTTGCCCTCGTCCCAGGTGCGCTCGGTGACGATGCCGCCGATGATCGCTGCCACCAGCGACAACACCGAGCCGATACCGAGCCACGGACGCCACGCCTTGGGCGGTGCCTCCTGCGCCCAGCCGAACCAGACCATCCCGAAGACTCCGAAGATCGCGGCGGTGGCGGCGGCGTTCGCGGCGAATTCAGCATCCATCGGCGCAGTCTAGGGGCAGATGACCGTCGCTCCGGACGGTGCCCGCGCGGGGCGCCACAACGCAAATCCGCTTGTGAACACGCTCAGGACGGCCCGCACCAGCGCCTCGCGGCAGGACGGAAGCAACAGGTGTCCTGGCCGGTGACACTGATCATTCCCTGGGGGTCGCGACGCACGACAATGACGCCTCCACCTTGGCGGATGGACGGTGCGGATGGCAGGGCAGCGGGTGTCGGCCGCTCGGTGTGGTCAGAGGCCGGCGGCGGCGTCGTACCGGCGCCGCAGGTCGGCCATCTCCGACGGGGGCAACGCTTCCCTGAGGGCCAGCTCCTCGTACTTGTCGGGGAACATCTCGCGAAGCCGGTCGACGAATCGGACGTCGGCGGTCGCCTCGACCACCTCGATGCCGGGAGGTCGGGTGGTCATGTCCATGATCAACGGGCCGACGAGTTTGACCGCTCCGTCCCAATGGCGCTTCTGTTCGGTGACGCCGCAGAGGTGGAAGCCGTAGACCGTCTCGACGTCGGCCAGTGTGGCGGCCCCGGCGGGCTCGTAGCCGTAGACATGGACTCCACAGACGATCGTCGGCGGGGCCTGCTCTCCGGCTGACGCCTCTGGGACGGTATGCCCGGCATGCTGATGATCTTTCGGGTCCGCCTGCTCGAGGGTCGTACGCATCCGGGTCAGGATCTCCTGGCGGAGAACTGCCGGGTCCGTCCTCGGGGTGGTCGAGGTGACCAGGGCGGCCACACCGATCGACGCGGCAAGCAGGCACACCTCGATCCATACGAAGACGCTTCGGTACCAGCCGCTGACGCCTACCCGGGAAATCATGGTCGTTCTTCACCTCATCGCGGTTCCTGGTGGTGGTGCAGGGCAGCAGGCGGGGTCTGTCGTGGTGGCGACCCCGCCGCACTGTCAGCCCCGGCGCAGGGCGACGGTGGGGTGGCGCGTGCCGCGCCACCCCACCGTCGATGCTGTTACCGGGCGGTGCAGGTGAGGGTGGGTGCGGAGTTGGTGCCGTTCCAGGAGGCGTTGAAGCCGAAGCTGGTGCTGGCGTTGGCGCTCAGGGAACCGTTGTAAGCGACGTTCGACGCGGAGACCGACGAACCGCTCGAGGTGACCGTCGCGTTCCAGGCGTTGGTGATGCTCTGGCCGTTGGGCCAGGTCCACGCCACCGTCCATCCGGAGATGGCGGCGTTGCCGGCCTGGACGGTGACCTCGGCGCCGAAGCCACCGGACCACTCGCTGGACTTGCGGTAGGTGGCGGTGCAGGCACCGTTGCCGGCCGGCGGCGGCGTGGTGGGCGGCGGAGTCGTCGGCGGCGGGGTGGTGGTGGGCGGCGGGGTCGTCGGCGGCGGGGTGCCGCCACCGCCGAAGATCACGTCACTGCAGAGGTAGTACGGCTGGTCGAGGTGGGATGCCTGCCAGATGGTGTAGACGACGTGCCGCCCGGTGCGGTTGCCCGCGTTCACCTGCGCCTCGTAGAGCCCGGTGGTCGGGTAGCTGCCGGTGCGCAGCACCAGTTCGAGGCTGTTCCAGGTGAGGGGCTGGGTGGTCGGGTCGAAGCCCTGCTTGGTGATGTAGATCAACATGTAGTCGGCACCGTGCTTGGCACCGTCGGTCAGCGTCAGCGTGAAGTTGTTCGGCATTGGCTTCGCGGTCCACGCGCCGACCGCGTCGAGCGAGGCGTACAGGCCACCCTGGGTGCGACCGCCGCTGCACAGCTGTCCGTCAGGGACGGCGGCCTGGTGGTTGCCGCCGACGTTCTCGCGGTACAGGCCGTTCCAGTTCCACATGGTGTTCGGGTTGGCCTGCCACGCCTGCCAGCACATCGGGTCGGTCTGGGCCATCGTGGGGTTGAGGTGGTCGGAACCCCAGCGCTCGTAACATCCGTAGTTGCGTGACGGCGGGTTGGTGACCGATCCGTGCGCCGAGGCCGGAGCGGCCTGGTTGACCACGACCATCGTGAACGAGGCGACGAGAACTGCAACCGCGCTCAGTCCCAGGCGGCGTGCTGTTCGTGAGATTTTCATCGATGCTCCAGTGGATGCGCCGGCGCCCAGTTGCCCTCGCTGGGTGCCCACCCCGGAGAATGTGACGCCGATCGATTAAAGCCGTCCGAGAGGTGGACGGCACTGCTGCCCAGCAGCGCTTGGCGACTCCCAGCCACGATGTTAGTAGAGACCGCCGTCAATGTAAATCGATACCGATGACACGACTCCCGCCTGGCGGTGGGCAGGTGGCCCGTGGGACGCTCCCGTCATGCGTATCGCCGAGCACATCGCCGTGCTGGATGAGGAGGGCGTCCGACTGGCAGAGGCGGCGCGCCGGGCGGGCCTGGACGCACCCGTGCCCACCTGCCCGGGATGGCAGGTCCGTGATCTGCTGCGCCATGTCGGCGGTGTACATCGCTGGGCCACTGCCCACGTGATCACGGGACGCCGTCAGCCTTTCTCCGATCGGGAAGAGGCGGAGTTCTTCGCCGCAGTCGATGACGACGAGCTGTCGGACTGGTTTCGGGAGGGCCACCGCGCACTCGTGGACACGCTGGCAGCGGCTGACGAGAGCGTGGAGTGTTGGATGTTTCTCCCCGCGCCCTCGCCGTTGGCGTTCTGGGCACGTCGGCAGGCTCACGAGACCGCAGTACACCGCGCCGATGCCGAGTCGGCCATCTCCACGGTTCCGCACTGGGACCCGTCCTTCGCCGCTGACGGCATCGATGAACTGCTCAGCGGCTTCTTCGGCCGGCCCGGTGGGCGTCTGGTGGCCGATCCATCCCGCAGCATGGCCCTGGTGCCCACTGACATCGACGCGGGATGGACCTTCCACATCGAGCCGGCCGGGCGCCGACTGGTCGCCGGTGAGATGCCGGCCCAGCTGACCATCGTGGGACCTGCATCCGAGCTCTACCTCTTGCTGTGGAACCGGAGCGGGACTGAACGCCTTGAACTACGCGGCGACGCGGCCGTCCTGGATCTCTGGCGGACACGGGCCACGGTCACCTGGAACTGACGCGGCATGTGCGGGTGCCTTCGACGTGCTGCTGCGCCGAGTATGAGCAGGCCGCCGCGAGGTGACGGGGAACGGGCCTGTCCGTTCGGTGGCGCCGCCGCCGGGCCACGCTCGGCCGAAGGCGCGACCCGACCCGGATCAGACCGCGAGGGCCGCGCGTACCTCCCGCTCCGCCGTCACTCCCCCGTCGCCGTGCGAGGTGACCCGGCCGGATTCGAGGACGTGGTAGCGGCTCGCCACCCGCAGCGCGAACCCGAGGTGCTGCTCGACGAGCAGCACGCTGAAGCCGGACTGCCGGGTCAGCTCGACGATCCGCTCCTGGATCTCGGCGACCACCGACGGCTGGATGCCCTCGGTCGGCTCGTCCAGCATGAGCAGCCGCGGCCGGGTGATCAACGCGCGGGCGATGGCGAGCTGCTGACGCTGACCACCGGAGAGCAGCCCCGCCCGCCGCCGCAGCAGCGGACGCAGCGCCGGGAACAGGTCCAGCACCTCCGCGGTCACCACCGCGCCGTCGCGCCGGGCGTCGGCGACGAGGCGCAGGTTCTCCGCCGCCGTCAGGTGCGGGAAGCACTGCTGGCCCTGCGGGACGTACGCCATGCCGCGCGCCACGCGCTCGTGCGGCGCGAGACGGGTGACGTCCTCGCCGTCCAGCTCGACGGTGCCGGCGGTCGGGCGCAGCAGGCCCGCCGCGACCCGCAGCAGGGTGCTCTTGCCGGCGCCGTTGTGCCCGAGCACCGCGGCCACCCCGTCGGGCGGGACGGCGAGGTCCACGCCGTGCAGCACCCGGGAACGTCCGTATCCGGCGTGCACCCCACTCAGGGTCAGCATCATGCCTCCAGACCGCTGGGGACCGACCCGGCGTCGACCGGATGGCCGAGGTAGACCTCCTGCACGCGCGGGTCCGCCTGGACCTGCGCCACAGTGCCCTCGCTGAGCACCTTTCCCGCGTGCAGCACGGTGACGCTGCGCGCGAAGCGACGCAGGAAGTCCATGTCGTGCTCGATCACCACCACCGTGCGATCCCGGCTCACCGTCGCCAGCAGGGCGCCCGTGGCGTCGCGCTCCTCGTGGCTCATCCCGGCGACCGGCTCGTCGAGCAGCAGCAGCCGCGCGTCCTGCACCAGCAGCATGCCGATCTCCAACCACTGCTTCTGGCCGTGCGCGAGCGTGCCGGCGAGCTGGTCGGCCCGGCCGGTCAGCCCGATGGTCTCCAGCGCGGCGGCCACCTCGTCGGGGATCCCCCGCCGACGCCGGGCGAGGGTGGCCCAGCTCCGGCGGGCGCCCGCGGCGATGTCGAGGTTCTGCACGACCGACAGCTCCTCGAAGATCGTCGACGTCTGGAACGTCCGGCCGACGCCGAGCCGGCTGATCCGGTGCACCGGGCGACCCAGCAGCTCCTGGTCGCCGAAGCGCACCGAGCCGGTGGCCCGCACCAGACCGGTGATCGCGTCGACAAGGGTGGTCTTGCCGGCGCCGTTCGGCCCGATCAGGAACCGGATGTCACCGGCGGGCACCTCCAGCGAGACGCCGTCCACGGCGGTGAAGCCGTCGAAGCTGACCCGCACGTCACGGACGGACAGCCCGTCCAGCCGGTCGTCGCTCATTGGTGCACCTCCGCCCGCTCGGCACGTCGTCGGCCCAGCACCGGCCAGCCGCGCCGGCTCCGCTCCGGGCCGGCGTCGCGGCGGCGGGCCAGCGCCCACAGCGACGCCAGGCCGCCGGGAAGGAACGCCACCACCACCACGAAGAGCAGACCCTGCAGGTACGTCCAGGTGCCCGGGAAACGTTCGGACAGGGCGGTACGCGCCCAGGCGACCGCCACCGCGCCGAGCACCGGCCCGAGCAGCGTGGCCCGGCCGCCCACCGCCACACCGATGACGAACTCGATCGACGGGACGATGCCGATGAGGGCGGGCGAGATGATGCCCACCGCCGGCACGAACAGCGCGCCGGCGAG
This genomic window contains:
- a CDS encoding nuclear transport factor 2 family protein, which gives rise to MTEHLRARSASEVLDEHLHLSNEGRFAEDIERNVSPGCLVLDRRGVFRGHAGVRKLAQWLSAELPGAHFTYTTVLIEDRIGFLEWTADAQGVRVRDGADSYIIENGWIVAQTIHYTLEPTAES
- a CDS encoding lytic polysaccharide monooxygenase auxiliary activity family 9 protein is translated as MKISRTARRLGLSAVAVLVASFTMVVVNQAAPASAHGSVTNPPSRNYGCYERWGSDHLNPTMAQTDPMCWQAWQANPNTMWNWNGLYRENVGGNHQAAVPDGQLCSGGRTQGGLYASLDAVGAWTAKPMPNNFTLTLTDGAKHGADYMLIYITKQGFDPTTQPLTWNSLELVLRTGSYPTTGLYEAQVNAGNRTGRHVVYTIWQASHLDQPYYLCSDVIFGGGGTPPPTTPPPTTTPPPTTPPPTTPPPAGNGACTATYRKSSEWSGGFGAEVTVQAGNAAISGWTVAWTWPNGQSITNAWNATVTSSGSSVSASNVAYNGSLSANASTSFGFNASWNGTNSAPTLTCTAR
- a CDS encoding maleylpyruvate isomerase family mycothiol-dependent enzyme is translated as MRIAEHIAVLDEEGVRLAEAARRAGLDAPVPTCPGWQVRDLLRHVGGVHRWATAHVITGRRQPFSDREEAEFFAAVDDDELSDWFREGHRALVDTLAAADESVECWMFLPAPSPLAFWARRQAHETAVHRADAESAISTVPHWDPSFAADGIDELLSGFFGRPGGRLVADPSRSMALVPTDIDAGWTFHIEPAGRRLVAGEMPAQLTIVGPASELYLLLWNRSGTERLELRGDAAVLDLWRTRATVTWN
- the urtE gene encoding urea ABC transporter ATP-binding subunit UrtE, yielding MLTLSGVHAGYGRSRVLHGVDLAVPPDGVAAVLGHNGAGKSTLLRVAAGLLRPTAGTVELDGEDVTRLAPHERVARGMAYVPQGQQCFPHLTAAENLRLVADARRDGAVVTAEVLDLFPALRPLLRRRAGLLSGGQRQQLAIARALITRPRLLMLDEPTEGIQPSVVAEIQERIVELTRQSGFSVLLVEQHLGFALRVASRYHVLESGRVTSHGDGGVTAEREVRAALAV
- the urtD gene encoding urea ABC transporter ATP-binding protein UrtD yields the protein MSDDRLDGLSVRDVRVSFDGFTAVDGVSLEVPAGDIRFLIGPNGAGKTTLVDAITGLVRATGSVRFGDQELLGRPVHRISRLGVGRTFQTSTIFEELSVVQNLDIAAGARRSWATLARRRRGIPDEVAAALETIGLTGRADQLAGTLAHGQKQWLEIGMLLVQDARLLLLDEPVAGMSHEERDATGALLATVSRDRTVVVIEHDMDFLRRFARSVTVLHAGKVLSEGTVAQVQADPRVQEVYLGHPVDAGSVPSGLEA